From a region of the Synechococcus sp. PCC 7502 genome:
- a CDS encoding TlyA family RNA methyltransferase: MKKRLDVLLVDLGLMPSREQSQKVIRAGWVQVDQTVIDKPGTEVQDSANILIKQRSPYVSRGGEKLAGALTVFPISLSDRICLDGGISTGGFTDYLFKNGAKKVYGIDVGYGQLAWEIRTDPRLILKERTNIRYLKPEELYQPEDTYPDLAVLDLSFISLTKVLEPLWHLLAVPREVLLLVKPQFEAGRELIGKNGVVRDTKVRAEAIAKVMNFALELGWKYNGITPSPIQGAAGNWEYWLWLNTESEVDAPNLAAINQICQL; this comes from the coding sequence ATGAAAAAACGATTAGATGTCCTGCTCGTAGATTTAGGGTTAATGCCATCACGGGAGCAGTCCCAAAAAGTAATTCGGGCAGGTTGGGTACAGGTTGATCAGACCGTAATTGATAAGCCCGGTACCGAGGTACAAGACAGTGCCAATATTTTGATCAAGCAGCGATCGCCCTATGTATCCAGAGGTGGAGAAAAATTAGCAGGGGCATTGACAGTTTTCCCGATTAGTCTAAGCGATCGCATTTGTTTAGATGGTGGTATTTCTACAGGCGGCTTCACTGATTATTTATTTAAGAATGGTGCCAAAAAAGTTTACGGGATTGATGTGGGCTATGGACAACTGGCATGGGAAATTCGCACCGATCCCCGTCTTATCCTCAAGGAGCGCACAAACATTCGCTACCTTAAACCAGAGGAACTCTATCAACCCGAAGATACCTATCCAGATTTAGCAGTATTAGATTTATCGTTTATTTCTTTAACTAAAGTTTTGGAACCTTTATGGCATTTATTAGCGGTACCAAGGGAAGTGCTACTTCTGGTTAAACCACAATTTGAAGCAGGACGAGAGCTGATCGGCAAAAATGGCGTGGTTAGAGATACTAAGGTTCGGGCGGAGGCGATCGCTAAGGTGATGAACTTCGCTTTAGAACTAGGCTGGAAATATAATGGAATTACTCCTTCTCCCATCCAAGGAGCCGCAGGAAATTGGGAATATTGGTTATGGCTAAATACAGAGTCTGAAGTAGATGCCCCAAACCTAGCCGCAATTAACCAAATCTGCCAACTGTAA